In Bombus terrestris chromosome 6, iyBomTerr1.2, whole genome shotgun sequence, a single window of DNA contains:
- the LOC125385290 gene encoding uncharacterized protein LOC125385290, which translates to MKDLYAKILATIICLQTIFVTIFPLGAVALGEDCTDFEGKAVSHGMTYVPGPSVCNLCVCYHMEPKWCQAMFCSPPFSCKKFRIGRRCCEFQCVDEVDTGYWFGSDVVIVNRSSKLEKHSVLWMLSSVIVIVVF; encoded by the exons ATGAAGGACTTGTATGCGAAAATACTTGCTACGATCATCTGTTTGCAGACTATTTTCGTCACTATCTTCCCGTTAGGGGCTG TGGCTTTAGGAGAAGATTGTACTGATTTTGAAGGAAAAGCCGTCTCGCATGGAATGACGTATGTGCCGGGACCATCGGTTTGCAACCTCTGCGTCTGCTATCATATGGAGCCAAAATGGTGCCAGGCTATGTTCTGTTCACCTCCTTTT agCTGCAAGAAATTCCGCATTGGACGCCGATGTTGCGAGTTTCAGTGCGTGGATGAGGTTGACACAGGCTATTGGTTTGGATCTGATGTGGTTATTGTGAATCGTTCATCTAAACTTGAAAAACATAGTGTATTATGGATGTTGAGTTCAGTGATAGTAattgtagtattttaa